ATTGTCGCCGGACGGTGCGGCAAATGCAGGAGTAACCAGCAAGGAAGACAGAGCAAAGAGGCAGGTGTGTGAGGTCAATTTTAATCGCATAAACGGCATTAATCGCATAAACAGCATTCCCAAAAAGCAAAATCGCCAACAACCGGCGAGTCGGGTTACCTGATACTTATTTCCATGATGTTTTATGGTCCGACCACTGATATACAACGATTCTCGCAGGATTAAATACAGCTAACGCTGAATTACCGGGCTAACCGGTATTTTTGAGAGACTTCTTAGCTAAAGCATAGGATAAACAGCCGGATCTGCCGTAATGGAGAGGTCAAAATGCAAGCAAAGGGATGCTCCGGCAATCCCTGAAATAATAGCGCCGGCGTCGAGTCAGGCAGGCAAAACCAAAAACCGCAGGGTGCGGATGAAAGAAGCGTATTATCCGGCTTGCCGTGCAGGCAGGCCGGAAAAATATCAGATGCCGTCGCCGTCTTCGAAACCGCGCAACGAACCGTTGAAGTACTGATCCATATCCAGCGAGGGTTTATCGCTTTCCGGGCGGCCAACAATTCGCGCCGGCACGCCAGCGGCAGTGGTATGCGGCGGCACCGGCTGCAACACCACCGAACCCGCGCCAATCTTGGCGCCGCAGCCCACTTCGATATTGCCGAGAATCTTGGCGCCAGCGCCGATCATCACCCCTTCCCGAATCTTGGGATGGCGGTCGCCGTTGGTCTTGCCGGTCCCCCCCAGGGTGACCGATTGCAGAATGGAAACGTCGTTTTCCACCACGGCGGTTTCACCGATTACGATACCGGTGGCATGGTCCAGCATGATGCCGCAACCGATGCGCGCCGCCGGGTGGATATCCACCCCAAATGACACG
The DNA window shown above is from Dickeya dadantii NCPPB 898 and carries:
- the cysE gene encoding serine O-acetyltransferase, whose translation is MSNDELELVWKNIKEEARSLAECEPMLASFFHATLLKHENLGSALSYMLANKLANAIMPAIAIREVVEEAYRAEPQMIASAARDILAVRLRDPAVDKYSTPLLYLKGFHALQAYRIGHWLWRQERQALAIYLQNQISVSFGVDIHPAARIGCGIMLDHATGIVIGETAVVENDVSILQSVTLGGTGKTNGDRHPKIREGVMIGAGAKILGNIEVGCGAKIGAGSVVLQPVPPHTTAAGVPARIVGRPESDKPSLDMDQYFNGSLRGFEDGDGI